AGGAAGTAATCACTTGGAGTATCAATGATTATCTAGGACTTGCTAACCACCCAGAGGTGAGAAAAACAGATGCTGAAGCGGCAGCACAGTATGGCTCGGCTTACCCGATGGGGGCACGAATGATGTCTGGCCACACCGATTTACATGAAAAACTTCAAAACGAATTAGCGGCTTTTGTAAATAAAGAAGCGGCTTACCTTTTAAATTTTGGCTATCAAGGCATGGTTTCGACCATTGATGCGCTTGTAGCAAAAGACGATATAATTGTCTACGATGTAGATGCGCATGCCTGTATTATTGATGGTGTTCGTTTGCACATGGGGAAACGATTTACTTATAAGCATAATGATGTTGAAAGTTTAGAAAAAAATCTTGAGCGTGCCACTAAAATGGCAGAGCAAACTGGAGGTGGTATTTTGGTAATCTCTGAAGGTGTTTTTGGCATGCGCGGTGAGCAAGGACGATTAAAAGAAATAGTTGCGCTTAAGAAAAAATTCAATTTTAGGTTATTTGTAGATGACGCCCATGGTTTTGGAACCTTAGGAGCGACTGGTGCAGGAACAGGAGAAGAGCAAGGTGTTCAAGACGAAATTGATGTTTATTTTGCGACTTTTGCTAAATCATTGGCCAGTACCGGTGCTTTTATTGCTGGTGATCAAGAAATAATAGATTATTTAAAGTATAACCTGCGTTCACAAATGTTTGCCAAATCACTGCAAATGCAGTTGGTAGCAGGGGCGTTGAAGCGTTTGGAAATGTTGAAAACCATGCCTGAGTTGAAAGCTAAACTTTGGGAAAATGTAAACGCTTTACAGTCTGGTTTGAAAGAACGTGGCTTCGATATAGGTACTACCCAAAGTTGTGTAACTCCTGTATACTTAAAAGGAAGTATCCCAGAGGCGATGGCTTTGGTTAAAGATTTACGCGAAAATTACGGCATATTCTGTTCTATAGTTGTTTACCCAGTAATACCTAAAGGAATGATTTTGCTAAGGTTAATCCCTACGGCAACACATACCTTAGAAGATGTTCGTGAAACTTTAGATGCATTTGATGCGATTAGAGAGCGATTACAAAACGGTACTTACAAACGCCTTTCTGCAGCAGTTATGGCTGCGATGGGAGAGTAATAATTCAGTAAGTTCACATAAAGACAAAAAATCCGATTCTTAATAGAATCGGATTTTTTTTTTATGCATAATCTTTTCTAAAGGTTTTCCGTCTTTTAACGACTTTAGGGTCAAAGTGTTTCCAAATTTTTCTTATCGCTTCATTGTCTTCTAGTTCTGGGGTTCTGTAGCAGGTTTCCATACCTTTTTCTTTAAAAGTATTGTAATATTCATTGAATATCACGGCGTGAACACCTTTGTTTTGGTAGTCTGGATGTACGCCTATCAAATAAAAAATAGCCTCTTTATTATGTTTTTTGGCTCGTAAAATATGTATGAAACCGAAAGGAAATAATTTACCGTTCATTTTTTGCAACGCTCTTGAGAATGATGGCATTACTATGGCAAAAGCTATCATGTTGTCGTTCTCGTCAACCACGAATTTTATGTATTCGGGGTTGATGAATTTTATGAACTTCTTTTTAAAATAGGCTTTTTGGATATCGTTAATGGCAACAAATGATGATAGTTTGGCGTAACTGTCGTTAAACAAATCAAACATTTTGTCGGCGTAAGGCATAACCTCGTTAGTAGAAGTGAAATTAAGAGGTTTTAATTTGTACCGTTTTTTTATCAATTCGTTGGCTTTGCGAAAGAACTCAGGCTTTACGTTGGAAAAAGGGAATCTGCTTTCGCAATATGATTTTTCAACTTTGTAGTTTGCAGCCTCGTAATGCTTTATGTAGTATGGATGGTTGTACCATGTTACCATCGAACCAATAGAATCAAATCCTTCAGTTAAAACGCCTACCTTATCCAAATTAGAGAATCCAACAGGGCCTTCAACATATTCTAAGTTGTGTGCTTTGCCAATTTCTTCAACTTTTTCAAACAAAACTTTCGAAACTTCCAAATCATCAATGAAGTCAAACCAGCCAAAACGCATTTTTTTTTGGTTTTGTCCGTTTATTTCAAGCCAATTAACAATGGCGGCAACTCTGCCAACTAT
This genomic stretch from Flavobacteriaceae bacterium GSB9 harbors:
- a CDS encoding GNAT family N-acetyltransferase, which gives rise to MVTLKEVQTKKDLKAFVKFPFKLYKGSRYWVPPIISQEIKTFDKTENPVFKDAEARLFLAYKNNEIVGRVAAIVNWLEINGQNQKKMRFGWFDFIDDLEVSKVLFEKVEEIGKAHNLEYVEGPVGFSNLDKVGVLTEGFDSIGSMVTWYNHPYYIKHYEAANYKVEKSYCESRFPFSNVKPEFFRKANELIKKRYKLKPLNFTSTNEVMPYADKMFDLFNDSYAKLSSFVAINDIQKAYFKKKFIKFINPEYIKFVVDENDNMIAFAIVMPSFSRALQKMNGKLFPFGFIHILRAKKHNKEAIFYLIGVHPDYQNKGVHAVIFNEYYNTFKEKGMETCYRTPELEDNEAIRKIWKHFDPKVVKRRKTFRKDYA
- a CDS encoding aminotransferase class I/II-fold pyridoxal phosphate-dependent enzyme produces the protein MKDLFEKIYKDKGPLGKWASQAEGYFVFPKLEGEISNRMKFQGKEVITWSINDYLGLANHPEVRKTDAEAAAQYGSAYPMGARMMSGHTDLHEKLQNELAAFVNKEAAYLLNFGYQGMVSTIDALVAKDDIIVYDVDAHACIIDGVRLHMGKRFTYKHNDVESLEKNLERATKMAEQTGGGILVISEGVFGMRGEQGRLKEIVALKKKFNFRLFVDDAHGFGTLGATGAGTGEEQGVQDEIDVYFATFAKSLASTGAFIAGDQEIIDYLKYNLRSQMFAKSLQMQLVAGALKRLEMLKTMPELKAKLWENVNALQSGLKERGFDIGTTQSCVTPVYLKGSIPEAMALVKDLRENYGIFCSIVVYPVIPKGMILLRLIPTATHTLEDVRETLDAFDAIRERLQNGTYKRLSAAVMAAMGE